The following proteins are encoded in a genomic region of Liolophura sinensis isolate JHLJ2023 chromosome 7, CUHK_Ljap_v2, whole genome shotgun sequence:
- the LOC135470751 gene encoding interferon-inducible GTPase 5-like gives MAVANPQRDFQVIEKEDAKEAMEYVQKHGVSNLSTYLQHKIEQWKEVAINIGIVGEAGVGKSSFINTVRNLNGDDEGAAPVGVVETTTEPTPYPHPFNSKVIFWDLPGVGTLRYPKEYYLEAIGVERYDFFVILSDRRFTSHDGWLAEMLLQRKKPFFFVRTKFDEAIEDKSEIDPEVIRHKIVTDAHRSLKALKLKNCQIYVISNFEPDSFEFPILMDSIFMTLPDLKSQAMVFTLGTFCHSVIKEKKTFLKSRIWKVATLSAAGGAIPIPGLDIGVDITLLVFETKFYLEQFGLDDDSMTHLAERTGTTVDYYKDAIIKSRSILLARGGITSTIKGIILKQALKDCPRKFLKWIPFIGSVVNAATSFGTTYYFLDKLIEDLSTDAHSVLDRVTQRQVGNATRID, from the coding sequence ATGGCAGTCGCAAACCCACAACGTGATTTTCAGGTGATTGAGAAGGAGGATGCCAAAGAAGCTATGGAGTACGTGCAGAAACATGGCGTGTCCAACCTATCGACGTATCTTCAACACAAAATTGAACAATGGAAGGAAGTTGCCATTAACATAGGTATCGTGGGCGAGGCAGGGGTGGGCAAGTCCAGTTTTATCAACACTGTGAGGAACTTGAACGGTGATGATGAAGGGGCCGCCCCTGTCGGGGTCGTGGAGACTACCACAGAACCTACACCCTACCCGCACCCGTTTAACTCTAAAGTCATCTTCTGGGATTTGCCCGGCGTTGGCACACTCCGCTACCCAAAGGAATACTATCTGGAAGCAATTGGTGTGGAAAGATATGATTTTTTCGTCATCCTCTCAGATCGTCGCTTTACCAGTCACGATGGATGGCTCGCCGAGATGTTGCTACAACGCAAGAAACCTTTCTTCTTTGTGCGTACGAAATTTGATGAAGCCATTGAAGATAAATCAGAGATAGATCCGGAAGTGATTCGCCATAAAATAGTAACAGATGCTCATAGAAGCCTAAAAGCGTTGAAACTTAAAAACTGTCAGATTTATGTGATATCAAACTTCGAACCAGACAGCTTTGAGTTTCCTATCCTCATGGACAGTATATTCATGACTTTGCCCGATCTCAAATCCCAGGCGATGGTGTTCACACTTGGAACCTTCTGCCACAGTGTCattaaggagaagaaaacttttctGAAATCTAGGATATGGAAAGTTGCCACTCTCTCTGCGGCGGGTGGAGCGATACCTATCCCGGGCTTGGATATTGGTGTGGACATCACTTTACTTGTCTTCGAGACAAAGTTTTACCTGGAGCAGTTTGGCTTAGACGACGATTCTATGACGCACTTGGCGGAGAGAACCGGAACTACAGTCGACTATTACAAAGACGCCATCATTAAATCGAGAAGTATCTTATTGGCACGGGGTGGAATAACATCCACAATAAAAGGAATCATTTTGAAGCAAGCCTTAAAGGACTGTCCaaggaaatttttaaaatggatTCCTTTTATTGGGTCAGTTGTGAATGCGGCAACCTCCTTTGGCACGACGTACTATTTTTTAGATAAGCTCATCGAGGACCTATCCACGGATGCGCATTCCGTGCTTGACCGTGTCACACAGAGACAGGTTGGAAATGCTACACGTATTGACTAG